From Maniola jurtina chromosome 7, ilManJurt1.1, whole genome shotgun sequence:
aaatcaatgagttcccacgggatttataaaaacctatatccacagaaacgaagtcacgggtatcaactagtataacgtaaacataaaaaaaacatattgaattaaattagtTATAAAAACAATCATCTCCAGTAACACTCCCTCGCTGAAGTCCTCACCAACATTGTAGTGACCCAGTGAGGATCCACTGAGCAGCTTATTATGTACAACAGATGGCTGTCTCAGTGTGGAAAAGTAGCCCAgaacaaacagaaaaaaatgaGTATGTTACATGTCAGTGAGCATCCTCAGAGCATGGTGGTGTGTCCTAGCATCGGCCCACAATCTCCGCAAGTCATCGCGGCGCACGCGCAGCAAAGCCCTGCAGGCTCCGAGCCGCGCCTCGGCCGCTGCGCAGTGCTGCCCCCACGCGCTGAGTGCAGAGCTCACTGCACTgaatttctacaaaaaaaatggCAGTGAAAAAATGGCTGCCCATATaagtgaaaaattaaaacataaatgttttactaactgaaaaaaaaaccatggtttattttcagattttcgaagtaaaatttcataatttgtaaataaaccCATTAACATTAGTGTAGTTTTCAGCAGTTTACATCTATAATCTAAACTTTATCCTATCctatctttatatattttttgaaatattattatataaacactgttgcacaaaaaataaatttttttttattcttttgtttgtaaaaaatggaaatataggcttaactctttttttttttttttttaaatcgtaaaatcataaaataaattaatctttttttcttttttgtcagccctagcacagactacggtctatttgggctgcaaaattccaaacaccagtctgttttttatctagtgctttggtctataaaaaatggtgaaaaatgtttttctttaaattaagtctattactaaataaataaataaaaaaataaataagctctCCAGCACTATTAACATTACATTAGCATGGTGACATAATCtggaagtttttacccatcccaaaatcacaGAACATGCTTAAAGAATTTTtgcttcaaaaataaaagtctAGTAGTATGTACAGGTCATAAGATATGGTCTTAGGCCTTTGTAGAGGTTACATACAGGCTGAGGGATCGACACACTTTAGCATCTCATAAAACACTTATTGATTTACCTGCATAACATCAGTCATCTCCTGAGCATGAGCCGCAACAAGCTCATCGAGTCTTGCATCACTCTTCTTGTACTCCTTTTCCAGTTTAGccctctctttctctctctgctCGTTCGTCTCACTCGCTGACAAAGTGCGGATCACTGACATGAGCAGACCACTCTAGAAAGTTacaaaattatagataaatcataaacttaataactaatAATCGTTTCTCTCTGTATtctcatattttaaaaaaatatctatattttgatattgtaaataatttaatattgaataaaataactCTGGAAACAAGAAAATAAATCCTTTATGCTgtatatgaatatttaaacattttcaGCAAGATACAAAACAAGAATGTTGTTCACGATTACTACATTCTTACCGTTTCTTTCCCCTGTTTAACACCACGAGGGGGTTTGGTAGGTGGTGGAGAAGACATTGTTATGTGttatgttgttttgtgaaaaaaattgttatttttatgccTATTTACTGAATTTTTCTCCGcccacaaaataaaatataaacacaaaTGGGAAAGttttagtgttgccagtcctcgatCTCACTTTACCCCATGCTTGGCTTCAATTCATCctagattttaatttacagtcaaagaaagttaaaaaataagcCAATCAAATGCTGAGAGTGAAAAATAAAgccaaataaaaaatactggTCATGTATCTCGCGAAAAAATCACAACCCTTTCACTTTAGATTTTTAGTTCATTGTAGTTAAAGctaagttttaattttgattgattaagttttttattttgaaataacttattttagtgatattattatctaattctAATGTAAGTTTCTTCTTGCTCACAAAAAATTACCattctaaaataatttattttgttttactctAAATCTAGGgtattatgaaataatataaGATGGCACCACTGGCCGAAATGCCAAGCCAACCGTTAGCTGTCAATGTCAACTGTCAGATGGTCACAGATGACATTTTGCTTTCACAAATAAACATCCATATGTATGTTCTCCCAAAATTATTGCTTATGGTCGATACGACCAAGTTGGCAGTGATCGATTGGCACCACACCAACTAAATTGGATCGTCTATTGATAGCATAACTGGCACAAACTCTTTATCTATGGTTACGTCAGTTTTTTAGTTTGTGGTTGGAACCGTTTTTTCGATTTGAAATTGTTTAATGTTTTGCATTTTTGAAACTCCTTATTATGTTTtcctataaattttaaatatttttattacttttattgtaAAAACTAGCTTAACAATCATGGATTATTCAACAATAAGCAATAAAACTACAATAACAGAGGCGGAAGATCTAACAGGTGGTGAAATCAGTGAAAAGTATTATTTGCTGCGTAAACAGTACGAGAACTTATCGAGCACCTACGATGCAATAAAACAGGAGCTCCACGATACGAGGCGGAGTTACCAAACAGCTTTGGACGTCCAGAGCCACTTGACTGCTGAGTTAGAAAGTTTTCAGGCTGACGAACAAAGGCGACGGAATGAGTTCAATTCCCGTATTTCTGCGCTTCAAGAAGACATTTCAGCTTTAAGGCTAGAACGAATAGACCTAACAGAACAGCATGCGAAGGAGATTAAGAAGTTAGAGGTGGAAAATAAGCGGTTAAGAGAGGAGCAAGAAGTGATAGCGCGGGAGTCGCCAGTTCGTGATAATTCGGAGTTGGATGAAGTCCGGGCAGCTCTATCAACGGTTACGTTGGAGGCAAATGCAGTGAAACAATCTCTTGAGGAGGCCCGCGCGGAACTTGGGTCCTGGCAGGTATGTTATTACTTTACACAATACTAGGGACTGCTGGTGGTCGCTCCCAAGGGAATTTTGGTGAATTCAGCCTTATTCCATGTCTGAATTATTAAAGGAACCTCTGCATTTTAGCTTTTTAGGTCCTGGGGTtcgggctgggcgttgatgactTAGTCAAAGTCAAGTCATTTGTTCAAAGTACCCTAGGTATCTGCCATCAGTTAGTGAGTCaggatttttttatatgaatagaTTTACAGTTGGCGCCAGGTAGAAAAAGACAATGAagacatgaaaataaaaaatgtgtcTACTGTACAATAGTGTACTGTCCAATAGTGCAGAAAGACCTTTTAACAGCCTCTCTGGATAGTTGATTTGGATGAAGTTATGTACGGACAAAGACTATTATAATTAGAGacttagaaaatcaaagagttcccacaggatttataaaaatataaatccatgcAAACAAAGTTGTGTGAATTATTTAGTCATCTTTAAAATGCCATCCATACTCAGCATGTATCTATCTTCTTTCACAGCTAAAAGTAGAGGAACTAGTAACAGAAGTAGCAGAGCTCCGTGCTGCGGCAGACATCAGGAGGGAGGAACTGCATGCAGCTGGTGAGCGTGAGGCAGCTGCTCTGGCCGATTTGGCTGAAGCCAGGGCTTTGTTACATCAAATTGACTCACCAGACTTACAACCACATGGTATGAAGCTTCATTTatcttatactagctgatgcccgcgacttcgtcggcgtggatttaggcatTAAAAATCCCATGAAAACTTTGAGTTTTCAggctaaaagtagcctatgacactCTTCAGGTTTTTAACTAAAACCATGCATCACTCTGATCCATTGCTGTGTTACTGCatggttgaaggacaaaccaataaactaacaaacacacttgcttttataatattaataatatatgtgTGATAGTTATATGTACGTATAGAAAAATTGATATCTGGCTGTCTTCTCATTCCTTATGCATTCACACATTCACTTTATATTGTCATTGCTGGGACTTGtggaaaaggttttttttttctctttcatctggctttacactgattagccaatgtcaagtttgtagttaattacaagttagggaaactatatgtataagtatggacttcgtctgtgccggcgacCACCGACATAAACGCGGCGCCCCTTAAGAGCGCTTCGCaatccaccaccaataaacacgatcagaacacaaaaaccggccacttctaacgaaaaaacactcaaaaaggcacaacacgcgcgccagcgaacgccaccacagacgaagtcccgtgGAGAAGGTTACTGATCATCAATGGATGCAAAAGcaagttatgaaaaaaatatttttttaaataaatattttttttaaataataatatttttttaaattcattattcaAACTGTATCTTGTTCCAGCTGTAAAAGGGAACTCATTATTTGCTGAGGTGGAGGACAAGCGCCAGGAAATGGCCAAAAATCTAATACAGATGAAACAAACTAATTCTAGAGTaagttttatgtaaaaataaaggTGTTGGTTCTAATCTCTTTCTCTAAACTTTTagaatatcaattttttttctttttaacccccaacccaaaaagaggggtgttataagtttgatgtgtacgcacaacagacagaaacgtttaagtgcggaaaccagcccagagagaagaagaagaagtttgatgtgtgtatctgttgtatccgtctgtggcatcatagctcctaaactaatgaaccgatttagttttttttgtttgaaaggtggcttgattgagagtgttcttagctataatccatgaaaatcggttcagctgtttgaaagttatcagcttttttctagttactgtaaccttcacttgtcgggggtgttataaatttttaatttacatttgttaatattgctaaaaaaggacagcTGTTGCTCCACTGCATGCTATGTTGCAACTTGCACTATACCTGTTTGTCTAGTTTGGCGATTATAGCAAATTCAgcttatgtatttttaacccccaacccaaaaagaggggtgttataagtttgacgtgtgtatctgtatatctgtctgtggcatcgtagcgcctaaacgaatgaaccgattttaatttagttttttttgtttgaaaggtggcttaatcgcgagtgttcttagctatcatccaagaaaatcggttcagccgtttgaaagttatcagctcttttctagttactgtaaccttcacttgtcgggggtgttataaatttttaatttacacttgtattgtttGATAGTTGCGGCGCGACCTAGCCAATAAGCAAGCAGAGCTGGAAGCATTGTTGCATGAGAAGCAGACAATATGGGAGCAGCAGGCCGGAGCTGCTGCACACTACGACAGAGAGCTTATAGGTGTGTatctttaagaaattgtttctAAAAAGAAAGGGATATTAGCCATACTAATCCttctctttcccctccaattaagggtaaagcttgtgccagcagtgggtacgacaatagtgcaacgggtggggttcgaactgccggcctttcggaattcagtcggcGTCGGAATTCAGTCAGTGAAGAGGagagtccgctcctcaaccgttgagctatcgaggctcatcCCTCAGTTTATCCCTAGTGCgctctgatgcccgcgacttcattcgcgtggatataggtttttaaaaatcccgtgggaactcattgattttcaaggataaaaattagtctgtcagttaatccagggtataatctatctccattccaaatttcagccaaaatctgttcagtaggttttacgtgaaagagtaacaaacatacacacaaactttcgcatttataatattagtgtgatatgcaagttttacttgtacctatgttttttgttctatcacactaatattataaaggcgaaagtttgtgtgtatgtgtgtgtgtgtgtgtgtgtatgtttgttactccttcacgcaaaaaccactggacggatttggctgaaattcagaatggagatagataatatcctggattagtacataggctacttattatcccggaaaatcaaagagttcccacgggatttcgaaaaacctaaatccacgcggacaaagtcgcgggcgtcagctagtaaagaatATAGTTTTTGCATCACTGGTCGCTGCTAAAATTACTGAAACACGTGTCTGTCCGTTGCAGAAAACTATGAAGAACGTATAACGCAACTGGAAGGTTTATGCGAGCGGCAGAGGCGAGAGCTATCTCGCTGGTTCGGCAAACTGTGCGAGCCCACTGCGCAGGGCTGGCTGCCTGGTGTCTTGGACCATTTGAAGTGAGGCTCCTTCCAAAATTACTTCTTTCTGGGATTCTTTTAGTCTGGTGGGATTCCTggcaggagtttggaatttttatatttctaaatttctggtttggtctggtggtgggcttcggctgtggctagttaccaccctactggaaaagccgtgccgctaagcgaccAAGCGAGTACCTACACTCGCTTGATCACTTAGCGGCAAGTTAAGAGCCCCGTTCATGGCAGCGACAACTTGTAGGTAGAGCTTATAATAgtctgtttccacagatgaaggAAATAACATTATCTGTGCGTGTCACACCCTTTCCCTCTAACCACACCTCACCCCGAGAGAGGCCgcgtgaatgaattttgcttggaATACAAAatttttttagtcaaaaacggCAAAGGGAAAATTCAAATCGATGTTTggaattacgcctatttttCCCAAAAGACAACATTTTATTACACCAACTAAagatatttgaaattattataaagtaaaatgtGACATGACTTtgttaaatttttcaattttctagttttttataaagtttagttagtcagtcagtccgGTGGATCAGTCAGTCCGGTCGGTCAGTAAATCAGTCAGTCTAAAGATGTTTGACGCGCAAATACTTAAAGTATGGAAAGCACGAATGATTGCGCGAATATGAAATAATAGCGGGcggcgtattttttttttctctttctccTTGCTCATATATACATGCGCGCTCTTTCCCGCACGAAAGCCGAATCACGCGTGAAAAAACGTTTGTGTAAAGGCAGCTAatgaccggtttttattattatttcagatcTGAATGTGAACAGTTACGCTTAGAAGTTTTATCAAGAGGTGCCGCCCAACTAGCAAGTGCAGCGCAAGTGAGAGAGCTGCGAAGGAAAATCGCCCATCTGACCGCCAACAGTACCAAGCAATCGCCCATACAACAGATCGGCGATAAGGACGAGAGTTGCGTGCAAAAGTATACCGCGCTGATCAAGAAACCTGTAGTTGACGATGTTAGGAAAAAAGTATCCTTCAATTAGACTAAGGTTAAGTGAACTGTATCCGTCTTTAGTTTAGAAAATAGAAACATATCTATCGGACTTCCGCTtgcaattaaaattcaaattcaaaatatttttattcaattagacttttacaagttcttttgaatcgtcaaaagcatctaccactggttcggaatgcctctcctaccgagaagaaccagcaagaaactcggctaataatatgtgatgcatTGAATTAAGGTATAGGGGGCATTTCAAAAATCGGTAAAGTTCGAGTCATCATAATTATCGTTCCAGCGTCGAAATGTCACGGAATTCCGCTAGATTTGTCCGTAGCctaatttttacaaaattgtATAGTAAAAAAATCGCATACAAATAAATGCCTAAGTACATTGAATTTggattttatttcttaaaatacaCAAAACCAAAACCGTAATAATGAAATACGATGAATGATGGATATAAATACAAttgagttattattataataatatattattataatagtattataataattacaatttgaGAGTAGGATATATTttggagagtgtgcacaggaacttttcgatcttgtccccccttcaccgttttaccaccgaaccgcaagacgtcgggcgagtttccatccttatgtcgtcgacattccgtctacacgcacgaaacgttttgcgtcttcattcctcatacgcatggctaaggtttggaatactctcccgcgatctgtgtttcctatcaattacgatccgggtatctttaaaacaagagtgaataggcaccttctaggtaggtaaacgcgtcccatcttagaccacatcatcactttccatcaggtgtgattgtggtcaagctgGAATCTGAACAAAATTGAAATAGTTATTCCTTTTCCgaagggagcattatgaaaaggataaCAACATACAGGGTGTAAGTCAAACGCAAAAATGAAGACCGctggtgatagtactgatgattactaattagtaaaaaaaacgcgatttttattatattttaaagcctgtattttcaaaaaattctttgtgactagaggtcaatgaacgttgCGTAAATAAGCGCCGCGGGGTCAATACAATGTAGGCGAAGCATTCACCCTGAGTTTGCACGCacctatagagcgtactttaacTGCTCATACTTAAAACTCTGTTgaaacgagatagcgttatatCGCCGACATAAATCTATCCCGTTTTCCcgtaagtctaagcaaagtcaaagttcgctctatacaTCTCAGCCTTAGACCGTAAGATTTAGACGTAATTTTCTCGGATTGGGGTCGTATGCAATGCGTAAAGAGCCTAAACCCTCCAATGTATTCAGCTAAGGTCCTTGAGAGCATGTTCGCGAGCATGCGCGACGTGCCGCGTTCGTCGCGCAAGCTCGAGTGCGTCACGTTCGTTTCGCGCCTGCAGCCTCTTCGTGCCTGCTGCTTGGACGCATTCTGTAAACGCACCTGAAACGTGAAACTTTATTTAgctactagaagatgcccgcggcttcacccgcgtggatttcggttttttaaaatcccgtaggaactctttgatttttcgggataaaaagtaggctatgtgctaatccaggatattatctatctccattccaaatttcagccaaatcagaaagagtaacacacacacacacacacacacacacacacacacacacacacacacacacacacacacaaactttcgcctttataatattagtgtgatacttatTAGATGAGCCAACTTGGTTGGTGCTAAAGACTGGGTGTATACTTTAGTTTGCTTATAAGATACACAATTCTTTTTACCTgacatgtaaataataattaaccgcTCTTGGCTAGAGTGTTCTAGAGTGTTCTCATTCTGTGAGAAGACTGTTCAGAAGTGGGCTGAGAATGGGTTGTGATGATAGTGGAACTAGCCAATGGTATCCCAGCACTGGATACCTGCAGCGGGCGAGCTGGCGCTGTCGTGACTATGACCTGGCGCTTGATCCCCACTCACTTCTTTATCCATCATATTGCGTTTCAATATGGCGCCAGTTGGAGACTGGAACAATGGTGAGGCTAACCGATGGTATCCCAGCACTGTATGCCTGCAGCGGGCGAGCTGGCGCCGTCGTAGCACTCTATGATCTGACGCTTGATTCCCGCACACACTGGCTCGTCGTCCACCATGTTGGCAGTTCTCTTCTCCACGCGCTTCAATATGGCGTTCAGCTCCCCGACCGTGAGACTGGAACAATAGatgaaataggtacatacttaggtacctacttcttttgacccttgactgcaatttcatgTGGTTAGTGAAGATGCAGCCAAAATGGCGTCAGTCACTGTTTCCGCATAGCACGCAAAACAAGTACATTCTGTACTACACATCAGTTTACAGTCTACATTACATCCACATCCATGTCAAAACACCTATCTGGGAAGATGATTCTTAACAAGTTTTATCTACCTCGGTATTGATATAAGACATTGAAAAGAACTCAATAAGAAATACTAAAAATGAATCAAACAGTCcatctattttaatttaataaaactactCAACAGGTTGTTATTTAATGAACACTAGACGATAGGTCTTTAAGTACCTAGACGGTCATTAATATTCATGCTGAAACAAACAGAACGCGGGGTCCAAGCTCCAAGAAATCACAAGAAACTGTATTTATAGGGTTCCTTACCCGAGGGGTACCagcgggaccttattactaagcctccgctgtccatccgtctgtccgtctgtctgtcggcgggctgtatctcgtgaaccgtacaGTAGCACACACCGGGTAATCGCTAGTATACCCGGCGGCTAGATAACAtttggatttcgatttttttaaacattttcgaattgactttcgaatatttttggaaacatgtttgtgattggttggtgactcaaaatggttagcatCCATTTAGATTTTTGACTCTATCATTTGTACCTATAGGATCACCAGAGAGAGAGCGCTAGAAATGTACTAATTTAATTCCGCGGATAGGGTATACCTATACGGTTACATCTCGTGAAGTTTCCGTCACGCGTTGTGTATGTTTCAGGCCTTAATGAaggtaattttatttcttttaaaaagtaaaaaccagATGTGTGCCATACAAGTTTTAgtagtaaaaagaaaagtatAAAACAAATCGACGctcattataatttaatattgtgcGTAACCGGTTTTACTGTGGctttactcaatttatttacaaCCTAAGATAATCCCGTGACACTGCCTGCGCCTTTTCATCGTAACAACTAACAATACGTGATTGGAGTTTGGAATGGATtaaaagatataatattataaaaacacttTTCTATTGAGTACTTAAATGTGCTACAATTTACAAGTTAAAGTAAATAACTATGGTAGTTATGGaaattattattagggttcagaagtgggataagAAGGTAGGTATTAGTTCGGAAAATGAGCtgtcttataatattatattatggtgaTCATAAAATGCTTATTCTCATTCCTCCACACTATAATAGCTAtaagaaaaacaattgtgtctgcctgtctgttatcTTTCATGGCCCAagcactaaaccgattttgagggTACAGAGATAGGTTGCATATCCTAGATGGACATATTTTATGTCAGAAAATCAATGTTTTCATGGTATGTTTATTCCTGTGGACAAGTCGCAGGCAGCATCTAATTtcctataaaatatacatactaattatattataactattcAATTTGAGTTCAATAAGgtttttattacctacctacgtgttattatagtacctaggtatttacttatattagGTAGTTTGGAAGATTGCGTGAACCTACCCGGTcagccatttttatttttagcaccATCCGGGTTCACTGACGAAGGACAATCTACAAATTACTTGCACCTTTATACTCACCTACGCATAATggctattaataaattattattttatgggaAGGGAAACAAGAAGCGTTGACTTAAAAACGAAGAACTTCTTAAATGGCCAATAAGCAagata
This genomic window contains:
- the LOC123866587 gene encoding uncharacterized protein LOC123866587 produces the protein MGNSESVRATHFQRPDATSDTKEDDLPQEHHISISNKMVERLVEDASLTAGIDTSASNPKGDFREKMFIEKLKILDENHTNRFGLTVGELNAILKRVEKRTANMVDDEPVCAGIKRQIIECYDGASSPAAGIQCWDTIGAFTECVQAAGTKRLQARNERDALELARRTRHVAHAREHALKDLS
- the LOC123866583 gene encoding protein Spindly, with amino-acid sequence MDYSTISNKTTITEAEDLTGGEISEKYYLLRKQYENLSSTYDAIKQELHDTRRSYQTALDVQSHLTAELESFQADEQRRRNEFNSRISALQEDISALRLERIDLTEQHAKEIKKLEVENKRLREEQEVIARESPVRDNSELDEVRAALSTVTLEANAVKQSLEEARAELGSWQLKVEELVTEVAELRAAADIRREELHAAGEREAAALADLAEARALLHQIDSPDLQPHAVKGNSLFAEVEDKRQEMAKNLIQMKQTNSRLRRDLANKQAELEALLHEKQTIWEQQAGAAAHYDRELIENYEERITQLEGLCERQRRELSRWFGKLCEPTAQGWLPGVLDHLKSECEQLRLEVLSRGAAQLASAAQVRELRRKIAHLTANSTKQSPIQQIGDKDESCVQKYTALIKKPVVDDVRKKVSFN